From Echinicola soli, a single genomic window includes:
- a CDS encoding fatty acid desaturase: MIALLIIGLWGLSLMLLLYWELDFTNPLVYVAVLFQMHLYTGLFITAHDAMHGSVSKHPAINKVIGWLAAILFSYNFFNRLLPKHHQHHRFVATGADPDYHQSDHFWKWYWSFITAYLSPLQLGLMGATFWVLVVFFPVQNLILFWMLPAIMSTFQLFYFGTYQPHRGVHQNKHKSGTLPKNHFWAFLSCYFFGYHFEHHDSPGTPWWQLWRVK, from the coding sequence ATGATTGCCCTTCTTATCATAGGACTTTGGGGGCTGTCCTTGATGCTATTGCTATATTGGGAGCTTGATTTTACCAATCCATTGGTTTATGTGGCGGTCCTGTTTCAGATGCACTTGTATACCGGTTTATTCATTACAGCGCACGATGCTATGCATGGCAGTGTCTCGAAACATCCTGCCATAAATAAGGTGATCGGTTGGCTTGCAGCGATCTTGTTTTCCTATAATTTTTTCAATCGGTTATTGCCCAAACATCACCAGCATCACCGTTTTGTGGCCACAGGAGCGGATCCAGACTATCACCAATCGGACCATTTTTGGAAATGGTACTGGAGTTTTATCACGGCTTATTTATCTCCCCTTCAGCTGGGATTAATGGGAGCGACTTTCTGGGTGTTAGTGGTTTTCTTTCCCGTTCAGAATTTGATTTTGTTTTGGATGCTGCCCGCCATCATGTCCACTTTCCAGTTATTTTACTTTGGTACTTATCAGCCTCATCGTGGAGTACACCAAAACAAGCATAAGTCAGGAACGCTGCCCAAAAACCATTTTTGGGCATTTTTGAGCTGCTACTTCTTTGGGTATCATTTTGAGCATCATGACTCTCCAGGGACGCCATGGTGGCAGCTGTGGCGGGTGAAATAG
- a CDS encoding BamA/TamA family outer membrane protein, which produces MSKLVFSLLFFLPAFSAIAQKADTAIADTSDPALHDRLLNTTDDVLEWMSTDTWSFIPVVTYSPETSLGLGVGAIKVFRPKEGASPALRPSSMPITFIYTLKKQAVLEMDLDLWKNDNKDYFNASLELANYPFEFYGIGNDMPADNQEPYSSRYLYVRLNYMRRLLPNVYLGPWLEFRTEDVYEKVPGGLLASGAIPGSDSPQVAGLGLKLNYDSRNDIFQPSKGSFHQVSWITNESFLGSDYSYRRYEVDLRKYFSVWENKVLAVQGYWSFVDGVAPFQQTSLLGGSKRMRGYFEGRYRDQLAMIYQAELRLPIYRSLGMVFFGSTGQVAEKTSQYSVDRFHYGAGFGFRYQLMDEGINIRIDFGFGDQTAFYFGLNEVF; this is translated from the coding sequence TTGTCCAAGTTAGTATTTAGCTTGTTATTTTTTTTACCGGCTTTTTCAGCAATTGCCCAGAAAGCCGACACGGCGATAGCCGATACATCCGATCCGGCGCTCCACGATAGGCTGCTTAACACCACAGATGATGTACTGGAATGGATGAGTACAGATACGTGGTCATTTATTCCCGTTGTGACTTATTCCCCGGAGACCAGTCTGGGATTAGGGGTAGGTGCCATCAAAGTGTTCCGCCCCAAAGAAGGTGCTTCTCCAGCACTACGGCCTTCTTCCATGCCTATCACGTTTATCTATACCTTAAAGAAACAGGCAGTATTGGAGATGGACCTGGATTTATGGAAGAACGATAACAAGGATTATTTCAATGCAAGCCTTGAACTGGCCAATTACCCTTTTGAGTTTTACGGAATCGGTAACGATATGCCTGCGGATAATCAAGAGCCCTACTCCAGCCGCTATCTTTATGTGCGTTTAAACTATATGAGGAGGCTGTTACCCAATGTGTACCTTGGCCCTTGGCTGGAATTCAGAACGGAGGATGTTTATGAAAAAGTGCCCGGAGGATTGCTGGCCAGTGGTGCCATTCCCGGCAGCGATAGCCCACAGGTAGCGGGGCTGGGGCTAAAGCTCAATTATGATTCCAGGAATGATATTTTTCAGCCCAGCAAGGGGTCTTTCCATCAAGTGTCCTGGATCACCAACGAATCTTTTTTGGGCAGCGATTATTCATATCGCCGTTATGAGGTAGATTTGAGGAAGTACTTTTCCGTTTGGGAAAATAAAGTTCTGGCAGTGCAGGGCTATTGGAGTTTTGTGGACGGAGTGGCCCCTTTTCAGCAGACATCCTTATTGGGAGGCAGCAAGCGGATGCGCGGATATTTTGAAGGCAGGTACAGGGATCAGCTGGCCATGATCTATCAAGCCGAACTACGGCTGCCCATTTACAGGAGCTTGGGCATGGTGTTTTTTGGCAGCACAGGCCAAGTGGCTGAAAAGACGTCCCAATACAGCGTTGACCGGTTTCACTATGGTGCCGGTTTTGGGTTTCGTTACCAGCTGATGGACGAAGGGATCAATATCCGTATTGATTTTGGATTTGGAGATCAGACGGCTTTCTATTTTGGCTTAAACGAGGTTTTTTAA
- a CDS encoding TolC family protein — protein sequence MIKNRYKLIISLLKNQRVLQGKLELRDLLEDRINTLKKLANNLDFDYQELLEAENDFHKLQIDLVDLENNVMQSSREIGRLLRIQGTLELEEKDLISVDDIMVFVKSYSGGIDNTNFYYEQQSLNVNLAELEYQQKKASAKNPIKFFEASYRDDLNDTFRKDFSVGMGIKIPIGLAAKGSLNERVIKIVKEKNELDELKFELNESIREIILQLDVLFDKHRLLTTILKESNEKESLKKYRSIEGISPLVLLKVKENIIKKQQIRLDLEKEIFSLYLEFLDLNGLLIKSPLVNYLSSQQKFMYP from the coding sequence TTGATTAAAAACCGATATAAATTAATCATATCCCTACTAAAGAACCAGCGGGTTTTGCAAGGGAAATTGGAATTAAGGGATCTATTGGAAGACCGAATCAATACCTTAAAAAAACTAGCCAATAATCTTGATTTTGATTATCAAGAACTCTTAGAAGCCGAAAATGATTTTCACAAACTACAGATAGATCTAGTTGATCTCGAAAACAACGTTATGCAATCCTCCAGAGAGATTGGGAGACTGTTAAGAATCCAAGGGACACTTGAATTAGAAGAAAAGGACCTGATATCAGTGGATGACATTATGGTATTCGTAAAGTCCTATAGCGGAGGGATAGATAACACTAATTTTTATTATGAACAACAAAGCCTAAATGTAAACTTAGCTGAACTAGAGTACCAGCAAAAGAAAGCTTCGGCCAAAAATCCCATAAAATTTTTCGAGGCTTCCTACAGAGATGACCTGAATGACACATTCAGAAAAGACTTCAGTGTGGGCATGGGGATAAAAATCCCAATCGGATTGGCGGCCAAAGGAAGCCTTAATGAACGGGTTATCAAAATAGTAAAAGAAAAAAATGAACTTGATGAGCTCAAATTTGAATTAAACGAAAGCATAAGAGAAATCATTTTACAGTTAGATGTACTATTTGATAAACACAGGTTATTAACAACCATTCTTAAGGAAAGCAATGAAAAAGAGTCTTTGAAAAAATATAGATCCATAGAAGGAATTTCCCCTTTGGTCTTACTGAAAGTAAAGGAGAACATTATCAAAAAACAACAAATACGCTTAGACCTTGAAAAGGAAATCTTCTCCCTCTATTTGGAATTTCTTGATCTAAATGGACTGCTGATCAAAAGTCCATTAGTGAATTACCTAAGTAGCCAACAGAAATTCATGTATCCTTGA
- a CDS encoding capsule assembly Wzi family protein yields the protein MPFRIKAIFFLLLATLPIAALAQTANLNAPFLEDYLRRQQLIGKFDKHFSFNLRPLTPNMDDLDEALTKNGSIYGKLYGYNDRQVFDNGKLVVKPMPIFFKSQFNSKYAFGINDGAMIPNKGLQVLLSGGVYLKYGGLTVQFQPELISAQNKDFIGFPDKTNGYHYMDYYEWLNTSDIPERFGTGSYTKFLPGQSSIKYSYRGFSAGISTENIWWGPGKRNSLLMSNNAPGFFHATIETKKPIKTNIGHFEGQLISGRLQNSGYLPPNAGLIYKNTPAYIPKRDEDWRYLSGITVSYQPKWVPGLSVGYSSVSQMYHNDMDSFGDYLPIFNGEKGPKNIENPDRDQRNQFSSGYFRWMSHGGLFEFYGEYGSNGNSRQLRDFLVNPDLNRAFTFGFSNLIPLRKEDAYIQISSEMTQTGQTVRDAIISYNSWYTHPYVRHGYTHLGQVLGAGNGPGSNVIFVEASYVHNYNKIGLQVERIVYNNDYYYKTYEIIKDWRRKYIDLTPSLVADWKLDNFLLSGKLQYIHTLNYKWYLENSPSQYFVAGWDRTNFLAQVSLMYLFE from the coding sequence ATGCCATTCCGTATCAAAGCGATTTTCTTCTTGCTCTTGGCCACCTTGCCCATAGCGGCATTGGCCCAGACGGCTAACCTAAATGCCCCTTTCCTGGAAGATTACTTGAGAAGACAGCAGTTGATCGGGAAATTTGACAAACATTTTTCGTTTAACCTTCGTCCCCTGACGCCCAATATGGATGACTTGGATGAAGCACTCACCAAAAACGGCAGTATCTATGGCAAACTGTATGGCTATAATGATAGGCAGGTTTTTGATAATGGGAAATTAGTAGTTAAACCAATGCCGATATTTTTTAAATCCCAGTTCAATTCCAAGTACGCATTTGGCATCAATGATGGCGCCATGATTCCAAACAAGGGACTTCAAGTGTTACTGAGTGGTGGTGTATACCTAAAATATGGAGGCCTTACGGTACAGTTCCAACCGGAATTGATAAGTGCACAAAACAAGGACTTCATCGGATTCCCCGACAAAACCAACGGCTATCATTATATGGATTATTATGAGTGGCTGAATACCAGTGACATTCCTGAGCGATTTGGCACAGGATCATATACCAAATTTCTTCCCGGCCAATCCAGCATTAAGTATTCCTATCGTGGGTTTTCAGCGGGAATATCTACGGAAAATATTTGGTGGGGACCAGGCAAGCGCAATTCATTATTGATGAGCAATAATGCTCCAGGCTTTTTCCATGCAACCATTGAAACAAAAAAACCAATAAAAACGAACATTGGCCATTTTGAGGGACAACTTATCTCGGGTCGATTACAGAACTCAGGATACCTCCCTCCAAATGCTGGCTTGATATACAAAAACACCCCTGCTTATATCCCCAAAAGGGATGAAGACTGGAGGTACCTTTCAGGGATCACGGTCAGCTACCAACCCAAGTGGGTGCCTGGACTAAGTGTAGGCTATAGCAGCGTTTCCCAAATGTACCATAATGATATGGACAGCTTTGGAGATTACCTGCCTATTTTTAATGGTGAAAAAGGGCCTAAGAATATCGAGAATCCGGACCGTGATCAGCGCAATCAATTTAGTTCCGGCTATTTCCGCTGGATGAGCCATGGTGGACTGTTTGAATTTTATGGCGAATATGGTTCCAATGGCAACAGCAGGCAATTAAGGGATTTTTTGGTTAATCCTGACCTGAACCGTGCCTTTACCTTTGGCTTTAGTAACCTTATTCCCCTTAGAAAAGAAGATGCCTATATCCAGATCAGTTCGGAGATGACCCAAACCGGACAGACCGTTCGCGACGCCATCATATCTTATAATTCCTGGTATACCCACCCTTATGTGAGACACGGCTATACCCACTTGGGCCAAGTATTGGGAGCAGGAAATGGCCCTGGAAGCAATGTGATTTTCGTCGAAGCAAGTTATGTACATAATTATAACAAAATAGGCCTTCAAGTAGAGCGTATTGTCTATAACAACGACTATTACTATAAAACCTACGAGATCATCAAAGACTGGAGACGCAAATACATCGACTTGACACCTTCTTTGGTCGCTGACTGGAAATTGGATAATTTCTTGCTTTCTGGAAAGCTCCAATATATCCATACGCTCAATTACAAATGGTACCTGGAAAACAGCCCCAGCCAGTATTTTGTGGCAGGATGGGACCGTACCAATTTTTTAGCACAAGTGAGCTTGATGTATTTATTTGAATAA
- the wecB gene encoding non-hydrolyzing UDP-N-acetylglucosamine 2-epimerase — MLQITLIAGARPNFMKIAPLIHAIHDLQNSGHAIKYRLVHTGQHYDHKMSGDFFEQLEIPDPDANLGAGGGSQAEQTAAIMIGFEKELTANRPDVVLVVGDVTSTLACSITAKKLLVPVVHVEGGIRSGDMGMPEEINRIVTDSITDHFFTTSELANDNLKKVGVEDHRIHFVGNTMIDTLLKQKPRFQRPKGGVFDGLDKGDYFVLTLHRPANVDEEAKLKATIEAILAGTGSHPVLFPVHPRTAKILKNLGIKHPRLHYLEPLSYLAFNYLVQHAKGVITDSGGITEEASVMNVPCLTLRDNTERPETIHQGTNELVGTDPDRLKPFLEKILAGDWKQYQGIPMWDGHAAERIVKVLYEIYH, encoded by the coding sequence ATGCTCCAAATCACGCTGATCGCTGGTGCTCGACCAAACTTCATGAAAATAGCTCCCCTAATTCATGCCATTCATGATTTACAAAATTCAGGTCATGCTATAAAGTACAGGCTGGTGCATACCGGGCAGCACTATGACCATAAAATGTCAGGGGATTTTTTTGAGCAACTGGAAATTCCCGATCCTGATGCCAACCTTGGCGCTGGAGGAGGATCACAGGCCGAACAAACGGCGGCGATCATGATTGGTTTCGAAAAGGAATTGACAGCCAACAGGCCCGATGTGGTGCTGGTGGTAGGAGATGTGACTTCTACCTTGGCATGCAGCATTACGGCAAAGAAGCTTCTGGTCCCGGTGGTACATGTGGAGGGGGGAATTCGTTCCGGTGATATGGGCATGCCTGAAGAAATCAATAGAATCGTCACCGATAGTATTACCGACCACTTTTTCACTACTTCTGAATTGGCCAATGATAACCTGAAAAAGGTGGGTGTGGAGGATCATAGGATCCATTTTGTGGGGAATACCATGATTGATACCTTGCTGAAGCAAAAGCCGAGGTTTCAAAGGCCAAAAGGAGGGGTATTCGATGGGCTGGATAAGGGGGATTATTTTGTGCTTACACTCCACCGGCCGGCTAATGTTGACGAAGAGGCAAAGCTAAAGGCTACCATAGAAGCAATTTTAGCAGGAACAGGAAGCCATCCGGTGCTATTTCCCGTTCATCCCAGAACGGCCAAAATCCTCAAAAATCTTGGAATTAAGCATCCAAGGCTTCACTATTTGGAGCCGTTATCTTATTTGGCATTTAACTATTTGGTACAGCATGCCAAAGGAGTCATCACCGATTCGGGAGGGATTACGGAAGAGGCATCTGTGATGAATGTGCCCTGTCTCACCCTTCGTGACAATACCGAGCGGCCCGAAACCATCCATCAAGGAACCAACGAGCTGGTAGGAACAGATCCTGATCGGCTAAAGCCCTTTCTCGAAAAAATCCTGGCAGGTGATTGGAAGCAGTATCAGGGGATACCCATGTGGGATGGGCACGCTGCCGAGCGAATTGTGAAGGTGCTATATGAAATTTACCATTGA